The following coding sequences are from one Oryzisolibacter sp. LB2S window:
- the pheA gene encoding prephenate dehydratase, whose amino-acid sequence MSTPPQASPELAQLRMQIDSLDHQLLALVNQRARVAEQVGELKKREGTPFFRPDRVAQVIEKIQSANPGPLKNAHVAAIWREIMSACLALESPQRVAVLGPEGTFCEQAAIEYFGGAADLMYCASFDEVFHATAAGSAQYGVVGVENSNEGVVARSLDMFLHTPCHVVGEVSLLVRHNLLRQSPTVDGIEAVLAHPQALAQCHAWLSKHLPHAERRPVSSNAEGARLAATNPAWAGIASERAGQQYGLHVVAHAIQDDAYNRTRFAIICLPHTLATPAPTGRDCTSLIISVPNRPGAVHDLLVPLKRHGVSMTRFESRPARTGQWEYYFYIDIEGHPAQPHVAAALAELQQLCAFYKLLGTYPVAG is encoded by the coding sequence ATGAGCACCCCACCCCAGGCCAGCCCCGAGCTGGCGCAGCTGCGCATGCAGATCGACTCGCTGGACCACCAGCTGCTCGCGCTCGTGAACCAGCGCGCGCGTGTGGCCGAGCAGGTGGGCGAGCTCAAGAAACGCGAGGGCACGCCGTTCTTTCGCCCCGACCGCGTGGCCCAGGTCATCGAGAAGATCCAGTCCGCCAACCCCGGCCCGCTCAAGAACGCCCATGTGGCCGCCATCTGGCGCGAGATCATGTCCGCCTGCCTGGCGCTCGAATCGCCCCAGCGCGTGGCCGTGCTCGGCCCCGAGGGCACGTTCTGCGAGCAGGCCGCCATCGAGTACTTCGGCGGCGCGGCCGACCTGATGTACTGCGCGAGCTTCGACGAGGTGTTTCACGCCACGGCCGCGGGCAGCGCGCAGTACGGCGTGGTGGGCGTGGAAAACTCCAACGAGGGCGTGGTCGCACGCTCGCTGGACATGTTCCTGCACACGCCCTGCCATGTGGTGGGCGAGGTGAGTCTCCTGGTGCGCCACAACCTGCTGCGCCAGTCGCCCACGGTCGACGGCATCGAGGCCGTGCTGGCCCACCCCCAGGCCCTGGCGCAATGCCATGCCTGGCTGTCCAAGCACCTGCCGCATGCCGAACGCCGCCCTGTGTCGAGCAATGCCGAAGGCGCGCGCCTGGCCGCCACCAACCCGGCCTGGGCCGGCATCGCCAGCGAGCGCGCCGGCCAGCAATACGGCCTGCACGTGGTCGCCCACGCCATCCAGGACGACGCCTACAACCGCACCCGCTTTGCCATCATCTGCCTGCCGCACACGCTGGCCACGCCCGCGCCCACGGGCCGCGACTGCACCAGCCTGATCATCTCCGTGCCCAACCGTCCGGGCGCAGTGCACGACCTGCTCGTGCCGCTCAAGCGCCACGGCGTGTCCATGACGCGCTTCGAGTCGCGCCCGGCGCGCACCGGCCAGTGGGAGTACTACTTCTACATCGACATCGAAGGCCACCCCGCCCAGCCGCATGTCGCCGCGGCGCTGGCCGAGCTGCAGCAGCTGTGCGCCTTCTACAAGCTGCTGGGCACCTACCCGGTCGCAGGCTGA
- a CDS encoding HAD-IA family hydrolase, giving the protein MFANVRAVLFDLDGTLIDSAPDLGAAADRLRTDRGLGPLPMQAYRPMAGAGARGMLSVAFGITPEHPDFPSLREEFFANYERRIHEQTEVFAGVPELVATLAERSLRWGVVTNKMARFTSLIAQRVALFQGAGAIVSGDTTPYMKPHPAPLLAAAEQLGLTPQECIYVGDDERDILAGRAAGMGTVAAMYGYLGAGASPTDWGADAVIESPLDLLKFIVSV; this is encoded by the coding sequence ATGTTTGCAAACGTGCGCGCGGTTCTGTTCGACCTTGATGGCACCCTGATCGACAGCGCTCCCGATCTCGGCGCCGCGGCAGACCGACTGCGAACCGACCGTGGTCTTGGCCCGCTGCCAATGCAGGCCTACCGCCCCATGGCGGGTGCCGGCGCGCGCGGCATGTTGTCGGTGGCCTTTGGCATCACGCCGGAGCATCCTGACTTTCCCAGCCTGCGGGAAGAGTTCTTTGCGAACTATGAGCGGCGTATCCATGAACAGACCGAAGTGTTTGCCGGCGTTCCCGAACTTGTCGCGACGCTGGCAGAGCGATCGCTGCGGTGGGGCGTCGTCACCAACAAAATGGCGCGCTTTACCTCGCTCATCGCCCAGCGGGTGGCGCTGTTCCAGGGGGCTGGTGCCATCGTGAGCGGCGACACCACACCTTACATGAAGCCGCACCCCGCGCCCTTGCTGGCGGCTGCCGAGCAACTCGGCCTGACGCCCCAGGAATGCATCTATGTGGGTGACGATGAGCGCGACATACTTGCGGGTCGCGCGGCGGGCATGGGTACTGTCGCAGCCATGTATGGCTACCTGGGCGCAGGAGCATCACCCACCGACTGGGGCGCTGACGCCGTGATCGAATCCCCGCTGGATCTCTTGAAATTCATTGTTTCGGTCTAA
- the ompA gene encoding outer membrane protein OmpA has protein sequence MKKLNKVAMLLASAVIATSAGAQVKAADGGNVVDNWQNGTGELVWKNGTNELCWRDANWTPATAAEGCDGALVKKAAPAPAPAPAVVAPPPAPKPAPAAASKVTYAADAFFDFDKSVLKPEGKAKLDDLVSKIQGINLEVIIAVGHTDSIGTDAYNQKLSVRRAEAVKAYLVSKGIEKNRVYTEGKGEKQPVADNKTKEGRAKNRRVEIEVVGTRAN, from the coding sequence ATGAAGAAACTGAACAAAGTGGCTATGTTGTTGGCCTCTGCCGTGATCGCAACCTCGGCTGGCGCCCAAGTGAAGGCTGCCGACGGCGGCAATGTCGTTGACAACTGGCAAAACGGCACGGGCGAGCTGGTCTGGAAGAACGGCACGAACGAACTGTGCTGGCGCGACGCCAACTGGACGCCCGCCACGGCCGCCGAAGGCTGCGACGGCGCTCTGGTGAAGAAGGCTGCTCCCGCTCCTGCACCCGCTCCCGCGGTTGTTGCTCCCCCGCCGGCTCCGAAGCCCGCTCCCGCTGCCGCCAGCAAGGTGACCTACGCCGCTGACGCCTTCTTCGACTTCGACAAGTCCGTGCTGAAGCCCGAAGGCAAGGCCAAGCTCGACGACCTGGTCTCCAAGATCCAGGGCATCAACCTCGAAGTGATCATCGCCGTTGGCCATACCGACTCCATCGGTACCGATGCCTACAACCAGAAGCTGTCGGTGCGCCGCGCCGAAGCCGTGAAGGCCTATCTGGTGTCCAAGGGCATCGAGAAGAACCGCGTGTACACCGAAGGCAAGGGCGAGAAGCAGCCCGTCGCCGACAACAAGACCAAGGAAGGCCGCGCCAAGAACCGCCGCGTGGAAATCGAGGTCGTTGGCACGCGCGCCAACTGA
- a CDS encoding helix-turn-helix domain-containing protein, translating to MNTIEHPSLFTPRQLAARWGMSEKTLERWRSLGTGPTYLKLGSRVMYPLSSITQHEQGRMRRCTAGRELPQFQHC from the coding sequence ATGAACACCATCGAACATCCGAGCCTGTTCACACCACGCCAGTTGGCAGCCCGTTGGGGCATGAGTGAGAAGACCCTTGAACGCTGGCGCTCGCTCGGTACCGGCCCGACGTACCTGAAGCTCGGCAGCCGCGTGATGTATCCGCTGTCCTCCATCACGCAACACGAGCAGGGCCGGATGCGCCGCTGCACGGCGGGCCGAGAACTGCCCCAGTTCCAGCACTGCTGA
- the gyrA gene encoding DNA gyrase subunit A, whose protein sequence is MTQFAKETLPISLEEEMRRSYLDYAMSVIVGRALPDARDGLKPVHRRVLYAMHELNNDWNRPYKKSARIVGDVIGKYHPHGDIAVYDTIVRMAQDFSLRHMLVDGQGNFGSVDGDNAAAMRYTEIRLSKIAHEMLADIDKETVDFGPNYDGSEKEPLVLPTRLPNLLVNGSAGIAVGMATNIPPHNLNEVVDACLHMLRHPETSIDELMEIIPAPDFPTAGIIYGITGVKDGYRTGRGKVVMRAKVHFEDIDRGQRQAIIVDELPYQVNKKTLQERMAELVHEKKLEGISHIQDESDKSGMRLVIELKRGEVPEVVLNNLYKQTQLQDTFGMNMVALVDGQPKLCNLKDLIEVFLQHRREVVTRRTVFELRKARERGHVLEGLAVALANIDEFIRIIRESPTPPVAKAELMARSWDSQLVREMLTRTREDGGVVNADDYRPEGLERAYGMQADGLYRLSDTQAQEILQMRLQRLTGLEQDKIVAEYKEIMAHIEDLLDILAKPARVSTIIGEELSVLRQEFGQTKLGARRSTIEHSAQDLSTEDLITPTDMVVTLSHTGYIKSQPLSEYRAQKRGGRGKQATATKDDDWIDQLFIANTHDWILCFSNRGRLYWLKVWEVPAGSRNSRGRPIVNMFPLQEGEKINVVLPLTGEMRNFPEDHYVFMATSMGTVKKTALSEFSNPRKVGIIAVGLDEGDFLIGAALTDGAHDVMLFSDGGKAVRFDENDVRPMGRNARGVKGMQLEDGQSVIAMLVAEDEQQSVLTATENGYGKRTSIVEYTRHGRGTKGMIAIQQSERNGKVVAATLVHADDEIMLITDTGVLVRTRVAEIRELGRATQGVTLINLDEGAKLSGLQRIVENDANAEPDAADGAAPADS, encoded by the coding sequence ATGACCCAGTTTGCCAAGGAAACCCTGCCCATCAGCCTCGAGGAGGAGATGCGTCGCAGCTATCTGGATTACGCCATGAGCGTGATCGTGGGCCGCGCCCTGCCCGACGCGCGCGATGGCTTGAAGCCCGTGCACCGGCGTGTGCTCTACGCCATGCACGAGCTGAACAACGACTGGAATCGCCCGTACAAGAAGTCGGCGCGTATCGTCGGTGACGTGATCGGTAAGTACCACCCGCACGGCGACATCGCGGTGTACGACACCATCGTGCGCATGGCACAGGATTTTTCGCTGCGCCACATGCTGGTCGACGGCCAGGGCAACTTCGGCTCGGTCGATGGCGACAACGCCGCCGCCATGCGCTACACGGAAATCCGCCTGTCAAAGATCGCCCACGAAATGCTGGCCGACATCGACAAGGAGACGGTGGACTTCGGCCCCAACTACGACGGCAGCGAGAAGGAGCCCCTGGTGCTGCCCACACGCCTGCCGAACCTGCTGGTCAACGGCAGCGCCGGTATTGCCGTGGGCATGGCGACCAACATCCCGCCGCACAACCTCAACGAAGTGGTGGACGCCTGCCTGCACATGCTGCGCCACCCCGAGACCTCCATCGACGAGCTGATGGAGATCATCCCCGCGCCTGACTTCCCCACCGCCGGCATCATCTACGGCATCACCGGGGTCAAGGACGGCTACCGCACGGGCCGCGGCAAGGTGGTGATGCGCGCCAAGGTGCACTTCGAGGACATAGACCGCGGCCAGCGCCAGGCCATCATCGTCGACGAGCTGCCCTACCAGGTGAACAAGAAGACGCTGCAGGAGCGCATGGCCGAGCTGGTGCACGAGAAAAAGCTCGAGGGCATCAGCCACATCCAGGACGAGTCGGACAAGTCCGGCATGCGCCTGGTGATTGAATTGAAGCGCGGCGAAGTGCCCGAGGTAGTGCTCAACAACCTGTACAAGCAGACGCAGCTGCAGGACACCTTCGGCATGAACATGGTGGCGCTGGTCGATGGCCAGCCCAAGCTGTGCAACCTGAAGGACCTGATCGAGGTCTTCCTGCAGCACCGCCGCGAGGTGGTGACACGCCGCACGGTGTTCGAGCTGCGCAAGGCGCGCGAGCGCGGCCATGTGCTCGAAGGCCTGGCGGTGGCGCTGGCCAACATCGATGAGTTCATCCGCATCATCCGCGAGTCTCCCACGCCGCCCGTGGCCAAGGCCGAACTGATGGCGCGCAGTTGGGACAGCCAGCTTGTGCGCGAGATGCTGACACGCACGCGCGAGGACGGCGGCGTGGTCAACGCCGACGACTACCGCCCCGAAGGCCTGGAGCGCGCCTACGGCATGCAGGCAGATGGCCTGTACCGCCTGTCCGACACCCAGGCGCAGGAGATTCTGCAGATGCGCCTGCAGCGCCTCACGGGTCTGGAGCAGGACAAGATCGTCGCCGAGTACAAGGAAATCATGGCGCACATCGAGGACCTGCTGGACATCCTCGCCAAACCCGCGCGCGTCTCGACCATCATTGGCGAAGAACTCTCCGTGCTGCGCCAGGAGTTCGGCCAGACCAAGCTGGGCGCGCGCCGCTCCACCATCGAGCACAGCGCGCAGGACCTCTCCACCGAGGACCTCATCACCCCCACCGACATGGTGGTGACGCTCTCGCACACGGGCTACATCAAGAGCCAGCCCCTGTCCGAGTACCGCGCCCAGAAGCGCGGCGGGCGCGGCAAGCAGGCCACGGCGACCAAGGACGACGACTGGATCGACCAGCTCTTCATCGCCAACACGCACGACTGGATTCTGTGCTTCTCCAACCGCGGGCGCCTGTACTGGCTGAAAGTCTGGGAGGTGCCCGCCGGTTCGCGCAACTCGCGTGGCCGCCCCATCGTCAACATGTTCCCCCTGCAGGAGGGCGAGAAGATCAACGTGGTGCTGCCGCTCACGGGCGAGATGCGCAACTTCCCGGAGGACCACTACGTCTTCATGGCCACCAGCATGGGGACGGTGAAGAAGACGGCTTTGAGCGAGTTCTCCAACCCGCGCAAGGTGGGCATCATCGCTGTGGGACTCGATGAGGGCGACTTCCTGATCGGCGCCGCGCTGACCGACGGCGCGCACGACGTGATGCTGTTTTCCGATGGCGGCAAGGCCGTGCGCTTCGACGAGAACGACGTACGCCCCATGGGCCGCAACGCGCGCGGCGTCAAGGGTATGCAGCTCGAGGACGGCCAGAGCGTGATCGCCATGCTCGTGGCCGAGGACGAGCAGCAAAGCGTGCTCACCGCCACCGAGAACGGCTACGGCAAGCGCACCAGCATCGTCGAATACACGCGCCACGGCCGCGGCACCAAGGGCATGATCGCCATCCAGCAGAGCGAGCGCAACGGCAAGGTCGTCGCCGCCACGCTGGTGCATGCCGACGACGAGATCATGCTGATCACCGACACGGGCGTGCTGGTGCGCACGCGCGTGGCCGAGATCCGCGAGCTCGGCCGCGCAACGCAGGGCGTGACGCTCATCAACCTCGACGAAGGTGCCAAGCTCAGCGGCCTGCAGCGCATCGTGGAGAACGACGCCAACGCCGAGCCGGACGCCGCCGACGGCGCCGCACCGGCCGACTCCTGA
- a CDS encoding DUF1778 domain-containing protein, which yields MTAVASSPSARSARLGLRATSEQEVVLRRAAEVAHKSLTDFILDSACLAAEQTLLDQRLFMVSGSQYQALMDLLDRPEQANDGLRDLFARKAPWDTK from the coding sequence ATGACTGCTGTTGCATCGTCGCCTTCCGCACGGTCCGCCCGCCTCGGGCTGCGCGCCACCTCCGAACAGGAGGTGGTGTTGCGTCGGGCTGCTGAGGTCGCCCACAAGTCGCTGACCGACTTCATCCTCGACAGCGCCTGCCTGGCCGCCGAGCAAACCCTGCTGGACCAACGATTGTTCATGGTCTCGGGCAGCCAGTACCAGGCCCTGATGGATCTGCTGGATCGCCCCGAACAGGCCAACGACGGTTTGCGCGACCTGTTTGCCCGCAAGGCGCCCTGGGACACGAAGTGA
- a CDS encoding GNAT family N-acetyltransferase — MTLRAPEPLAAQHRLEDFDCGKPALNDWLLRHARQAQGSGSAKTFVVAEEDGRVAGYFSLTVGQVDTLEAPERIRKGMGQYPVPVVILARLAVSQQDQGRGIGFGLLQDAIRRTMLIAEQAGIRAMLTHPIDEEAARYYTRFGFIASPLREQQLLLLLKDARRWVR; from the coding sequence GTGACGTTGCGCGCACCGGAGCCACTGGCTGCGCAGCATCGGCTGGAAGACTTTGATTGCGGCAAGCCAGCCCTCAACGACTGGCTACTGCGCCACGCCCGCCAGGCACAAGGCAGTGGATCGGCCAAGACCTTCGTCGTTGCCGAGGAGGATGGTCGTGTGGCGGGCTACTTCAGCCTGACCGTCGGGCAGGTCGACACGCTGGAGGCACCGGAGCGCATCCGCAAGGGGATGGGTCAATATCCGGTTCCGGTAGTGATCTTGGCAAGGCTGGCCGTGTCGCAGCAGGATCAGGGGCGCGGCATTGGCTTTGGTTTGTTGCAGGATGCCATCCGGCGGACGATGCTGATTGCCGAGCAGGCCGGCATCCGGGCGATGCTGACTCACCCCATCGATGAAGAAGCGGCGAGGTACTACACCCGGTTCGGCTTCATCGCGTCACCACTGCGCGAGCAGCAACTGCTGCTGCTCTTGAAGGACGCCCGTCGCTGGGTACGTTGA
- the ubiG gene encoding bifunctional 2-polyprenyl-6-hydroxyphenol methylase/3-demethylubiquinol 3-O-methyltransferase UbiG, whose translation MSESVNADPAELAKFSDLAHRWWDPDSEFRPLHQINPLRLAWIQQLSPLEGLRVLDVGCGGGILADSMARKGAHVTGIDLATKALRVARLHALEAQTPGIEYREVSVEALAQEIPAAFDTVTCMEMLEHVPDPHSVVAACAQLVKPGGWVFFSTINRNPKAYALAIVAAEYVLKMLPQGTHEYAKFIQPSELAAACRSAGLDVVQARGMQYNPLTGRYWLSDDTSVNYLVATRRPAE comes from the coding sequence ATGAGTGAATCCGTAAATGCCGACCCGGCTGAACTGGCCAAATTCTCGGACCTGGCGCATCGCTGGTGGGATCCCGACAGCGAATTCCGTCCTCTGCACCAGATCAACCCGCTGCGCCTCGCGTGGATCCAGCAACTGTCACCGCTGGAAGGTTTGCGCGTGCTCGACGTGGGCTGTGGCGGCGGCATTCTGGCCGACTCCATGGCGCGCAAGGGTGCCCACGTGACAGGCATTGACCTGGCGACCAAGGCCTTGCGCGTGGCGCGCCTGCACGCGCTGGAAGCGCAGACGCCGGGCATTGAATATCGCGAGGTCAGCGTCGAGGCGCTCGCCCAGGAAATACCCGCGGCGTTTGACACGGTCACCTGCATGGAGATGCTCGAGCATGTGCCGGATCCTCACTCGGTCGTGGCCGCCTGCGCGCAACTCGTCAAGCCGGGGGGCTGGGTGTTCTTCTCGACGATCAACCGCAACCCCAAGGCATATGCCCTGGCCATCGTCGCGGCCGAGTACGTCCTCAAGATGCTGCCGCAGGGCACGCACGAATATGCCAAGTTCATTCAGCCGAGCGAACTCGCGGCCGCCTGTCGCAGCGCCGGGCTGGACGTGGTGCAGGCACGTGGCATGCAGTACAACCCGTTGACCGGGCGTTACTGGCTGAGCGATGACACCAGCGTCAACTATCTTGTCGCCACCCGACGCCCGGCAGAGTGA
- a CDS encoding DUF2924 domain-containing protein: MAELWALWDQHFPRRPSHRNRHYVESRLAYRIQEQAYGALPTNLRKMLVEAGAKHSKIKSAAGRSTQTLLMPGTTLIREWDERQYRVTVTPDGLYELNGQVFKSLSAAARHITGTQWNGPKFFGLRGGKGATQ, encoded by the coding sequence ATGGCCGAACTCTGGGCGCTGTGGGATCAGCACTTTCCCCGGCGGCCTAGCCACCGCAACCGCCACTACGTCGAATCGCGTCTGGCCTACCGCATCCAGGAGCAGGCCTACGGCGCGCTGCCCACTAACCTGCGCAAGATGCTGGTCGAGGCCGGGGCCAAGCATTCCAAGATCAAGAGCGCCGCCGGACGTAGCACGCAGACCTTGTTGATGCCCGGTACCACGCTGATCCGCGAATGGGACGAGCGCCAGTACCGCGTGACCGTCACGCCCGACGGTCTGTACGAACTCAACGGGCAGGTCTTCAAAAGCCTGTCGGCAGCGGCGCGCCACATCACCGGCACGCAGTGGAATGGACCGAAGTTCTTTGGCCTGCGCGGCGGCAAGGGGGCGACGCAATGA
- the serC gene encoding 3-phosphoserine/phosphohydroxythreonine transaminase encodes MNRPYNFSAGPAAIPEEVLHQAASEMLDWHGSGLGVMEMSHRGKEFIAIYEQAESDLRQLLAVPPEFKILFMQGGGIAENAIVPLNLSRGATVDFVVTGSWSQKSHKEARKYAADAHLAASGEASGFTTLPAPAGWQLSRGASYVHICSNETIHGVEFHELPDLKALGSDAPLVIDFSSHVASRPVDWSRVGLAFGGAQKNIGPAGLTIVIVREDLLGHALPICPSAFDYKTVADHQSMYNTPPTWGIYMAGLTFQWLKKQREGEHTGVAAMEQRNIAKARLLYDFIDASPFYVNKVAHNCRSRMNIPFFLADESRNDAFLAGAKARGLLQLKGHKSVGGMRASIYNAMPLAGVQALVDYMRDFERGAA; translated from the coding sequence ATGAACCGTCCCTACAACTTCTCGGCCGGCCCGGCCGCCATCCCTGAGGAAGTGCTGCATCAGGCGGCCAGCGAGATGCTCGACTGGCATGGCAGCGGCCTGGGTGTCATGGAGATGAGCCACCGCGGTAAGGAGTTCATCGCCATCTACGAGCAGGCGGAAAGCGACCTGCGCCAGCTGCTCGCGGTGCCGCCGGAGTTCAAGATCCTTTTCATGCAGGGCGGCGGCATTGCAGAGAACGCCATCGTGCCGCTGAACCTCTCGCGCGGGGCCACGGTGGACTTCGTGGTCACGGGCAGCTGGAGCCAGAAGTCGCACAAGGAGGCGCGCAAGTACGCGGCCGACGCCCATCTGGCCGCCAGCGGCGAGGCCAGCGGCTTCACCACCCTGCCCGCCCCCGCGGGCTGGCAACTCTCGCGCGGCGCGAGCTATGTGCACATCTGCAGCAACGAGACCATCCACGGCGTCGAATTCCACGAACTGCCCGACCTCAAGGCCCTGGGCAGCGACGCGCCGCTGGTGATCGACTTTTCCTCGCATGTGGCATCCCGCCCCGTCGACTGGAGCCGCGTGGGCCTGGCCTTTGGCGGCGCGCAGAAGAACATCGGCCCGGCAGGCCTCACCATCGTCATCGTGCGCGAAGACCTGCTGGGCCACGCCCTGCCGATCTGCCCCAGCGCCTTCGATTACAAGACCGTGGCCGACCACCAGTCCATGTACAACACGCCGCCGACCTGGGGCATCTACATGGCGGGCCTGACCTTCCAGTGGCTCAAGAAGCAGCGCGAGGGCGAGCACACCGGCGTGGCCGCGATGGAGCAGCGCAACATCGCCAAGGCCCGGCTGCTCTACGACTTCATCGACGCCTCGCCCTTCTACGTCAACAAGGTGGCGCACAACTGCCGCTCGCGCATGAACATTCCGTTCTTCCTGGCCGACGAGTCGCGCAACGACGCCTTCCTCGCCGGCGCCAAGGCGCGCGGCCTGTTGCAACTCAAGGGCCACAAGTCCGTGGGCGGCATGCGCGCCAGCATCTACAACGCCATGCCGCTGGCGGGCGTGCAGGCGCTGGTGGACTACATGCGCGACTTCGAGCGCGGCGCGGCATGA
- a CDS encoding recombinase family protein, with amino-acid sequence MSRSAASPTVPPKRCAVYCRVSSDERLDQSFNSIDAQKEAGHAFIKSQSHEGWIAVADDYDDGGYSGGTMERPALKRLMADIQMGKVDIVVVYKIDRLSRSLADFARMVDVFDRHRVSFSAVTQQINSATSMGRLMLNVLLSFAQFEREVTGERIRDKIALAKAKGMWMGGPLPLGYDVRDRMLVINEAEAALVRRIFDDFITLRSATLMAKAYGAEGVLTKGGKPFTKQTIYKMLHNRMYLGEIVHKGQSFPGQHQALITQAQWDAVHALIATDGTLRRRETNDRQSEPVLLRGLLFTSDGERLVPSYTKKKGKTYRYYSPDKHRRLGAWASRHGSLPAAPIEDLVTQQIVAALSTPHQVQAVWDRMQHIRPDLTEPQVVLPMRNLAGLWRELFPAEQCRLAKLLIERVVMADGGLEIIWRAQGWQELTGELLPGTIGAELQEWEQQEVQA; translated from the coding sequence ATGAGTCGATCCGCGGCTTCACCAACTGTCCCACCCAAGCGCTGCGCGGTGTACTGCAGGGTTTCCAGCGATGAGCGTCTGGATCAGTCCTTCAACTCCATCGATGCCCAGAAGGAAGCTGGCCACGCCTTCATCAAGAGCCAAAGCCACGAGGGCTGGATTGCCGTGGCCGACGACTACGACGACGGCGGCTACTCCGGCGGCACTATGGAACGCCCTGCGCTGAAGCGCCTGATGGCGGACATCCAGATGGGCAAGGTCGACATCGTGGTGGTCTACAAGATCGACCGGCTATCCCGCTCGCTGGCGGATTTCGCGCGGATGGTCGATGTGTTTGATCGCCACCGCGTCAGCTTCAGTGCCGTCACCCAACAGATCAACTCGGCTACGTCGATGGGCAGGCTGATGCTCAACGTGCTGTTGTCCTTCGCCCAGTTCGAGCGCGAGGTCACCGGCGAGCGCATCCGCGACAAGATCGCCCTAGCCAAGGCCAAGGGGATGTGGATGGGCGGGCCGCTGCCGCTGGGCTACGACGTGCGCGACCGGATGTTGGTCATCAACGAGGCCGAGGCCGCTCTGGTGCGACGCATCTTTGACGACTTCATCACCCTACGCTCAGCCACGCTGATGGCCAAGGCCTACGGCGCTGAAGGCGTGCTCACCAAGGGCGGCAAGCCCTTCACCAAGCAGACCATCTACAAGATGCTGCACAACCGTATGTACCTGGGCGAGATCGTCCACAAGGGGCAGAGTTTCCCCGGCCAGCATCAGGCCCTCATCACGCAGGCGCAGTGGGACGCGGTGCACGCGCTGATCGCCACCGATGGCACCTTGCGGCGGCGCGAGACCAATGATCGCCAGAGCGAGCCAGTGTTGCTGCGCGGTCTGCTGTTCACGTCCGATGGCGAACGTCTGGTGCCCAGCTACACGAAGAAGAAGGGCAAGACCTACCGCTATTACAGCCCCGACAAACACCGGCGCTTGGGCGCGTGGGCCAGTCGGCACGGCTCGTTGCCTGCCGCGCCGATTGAGGATCTGGTGACGCAGCAGATCGTGGCGGCGCTCTCCACGCCGCATCAGGTGCAGGCGGTGTGGGATCGGATGCAGCACATCCGGCCTGACCTCACCGAACCGCAGGTCGTGCTGCCGATGCGCAACCTCGCGGGCCTGTGGCGGGAGCTGTTTCCCGCCGAACAGTGCCGTCTGGCAAAACTCCTGATCGAGCGCGTGGTGATGGCCGACGGCGGACTGGAAATCATCTGGCGCGCTCAGGGTTGGCAGGAACTGACCGGGGAATTGTTGCCCGGCACCATCGGCGCGGAATTGCAGGAATGGGAGCAGCAGGAGGTGCAGGCATGA